From Punica granatum isolate Tunisia-2019 chromosome 1, ASM765513v2, whole genome shotgun sequence:
tgagaacaagaaagaagaaggcactacagcagtggcatctgatggagagacctacatcatttgtgatgaagcctatgtgaatttcacatgtcaggactctacctgggttgcagatacaggtgcctcgtttcatgtcactcctcattgggatttcttctcatcttacactaccggggactatggttatgtgagaatgggaaatggacagtcatgcaagattgtcggtactggtgatgtctgtctagagaccgagcttggctgcaagttgcttctgaagaaggtgaggcatgttccagaaattcgccttaacctaatctcgacgggtcagcttgatgatgaaggctacagtaacgaatttagtaatgggagatggaagctctccaagggttcgttgattgtggcacggggtcagaagaccgacactctctacaggctgcgtgccagacacaattccggtcaaattaatgttgctgaggattatcttatcgagctatggcacaGGAGACTCGGacatatcagcgagaaaggtattcaaattcttgctagaaagcagtctttgcccgttaaaggtatgcacttgagcacttgtgatcactgtttagctggtaagcagaggagagtttcttttgttagaagtcgtccatctagatgcgatcatatacttgaccttgtgcatactgatgtttgtttcatgttggatagatctcttggtggtgctctctattttgtgacctttatagatgatcacaccaggaaggtttgggcttaccctatgaaaactaaagatcaggtgactgagattttcaagaacttccatgtagcagtggaaagagaaacgggcatgaaactgaaatgtgtcagagctgataatggtggtgagtataggggtcctttcgagaactattgcatgactcacggtatcaaacttgagaagacggtaccgaagacaccacagcagaacgggcttgcagagagaatgaaccgcacaattgttgagagagttcgttgtatgctttctcaggcgaaactgtctaagcctttctggggcgaggcaatgaggtcagcggttgatcttattaatcttacaccgtcagttgcacttgatggagatgtaccccagcaggtgtggaccggcaagaaagtatcatacaagcatctcagagtcttcgggtgcagggcatctgttcacattcctcgagatgaaagatcaaaacttgatgccaaggcaaaacagtgcatcttcttgggttatgcacatgaagagttcgggtacaggctttgggaccctgatagcaagaagatcatcaggagcagggatgttgtcttctttgaggaccagacaatcgaggatttgcaaaagttagagaaggccaaagtaggcaatcctcacgagatctctattcctgtaccggttgatgtagagcatccagtggaagaggtacctggtgagtatgaagaaaccacgattgggggtgagattcctcaggtagatgatgatgtgactacggatgatacaggctcgcggttacagttagagcctgcagatctacctagacaatctgatagaataagacgaccatctacaagatatccgcctcatgagtatgtgctactgactgatgggggagaacctgagtgctatgatgaagttgtggcacatgagcacaaggagcactggttgaaggcgatgaatgaggagatgaactccttgtctgaaaatcacacgtatgacctagtgaagctaccgcaaggtaagagagcattgaagaacaaatgggtctacaggttgaagacagagaactcgcgacctcgatacaaagctcggctggtagtgaaaggtttcaaccagaagaaaggagttgacttcgaggagatcttctcgcccgttgtcaagatgtcatcgatccgagttgttctcgcactggcagctagtctgaacttggagatcgagcagctcgatgtaaaaacagctttcctgcatggtgacttggaggaagaaatatatatggagcagcctgaaggattccgagttaaaggtaaggagcatttggtgtgcagactgagaaagagcttgtatgggcttaagcaagcacctcggcagtggtacaaaaagtttgactctttcatgttgagccatggctacacacggacaacttcagatcattgtgtgttcgtgaaacaattctcggatggtgattttatcattttactgttatatgtggatgatatgttgcttgtcggtcatgatatgagcaagattgcagagttgaagaaagagctcagcaagtcctttgccatgaaggatttgggaccggcaaagcagatccttgggatgcatatttctcgtgacagatcaagtggaaaactttggctttctcaagagaagtacatcgagaagattttggatcggttcaacatgggtaatgctaaaccagtttcatcaccacttgcttctcatttcaaacttagctcgaagcaatgtcctacaagtgagaaggagaaagaagagatgaagaaagttccttactcatcagctgtaggaagtttgatgtatgccatggtctgtacaagaccagatatcgctcattctgttggtgtggttagtcgttttctctccaatccggggaaagagcattggaatgcagttaagtggattctaaggtatctcagaggaacatccaaggtgtgtttacactttggcactggtaagccggagttagtgggctatacggatgcggatatggcaggagatattgattcccggaaatccacttcgggatacttgatgacttttgcagggggagctatctcatggcagtcaaggcttcaaaagtgcatcgctttgtctacaacggaagccgaatacattgcggtgaccgaaggttgcaaggagatgttgtggttgcaaaagtttttgcaggagttgagcttgaagcaagaaaggtatgttctacactgtgatagtcaaagcgcaattcatctttgcaagaatcccactttccattcgaggtcgaagcatatcgatatcaagcttcattggattagagatgtgttggagtccaagctggtgaagctagacaaagtgcacaccgatgagaatggagctgatatgatgacaaaacctctcgctagggagaaacttcatgtttgccgaagtatagccggtatgcttgaagcctccaaatagtcgggatggggagtttgttgggtatccctccaatttggaggaagttgggctcaaattgtattgggcttttatcgggctttaataggcccaagaacccatttttgttagggttaataTTTCAGCAAACTAGCTGAGGAATaaatagcagcagaacagctgcAGATCAGTGGAGGTGCGGCAGCAGCAGACAGAAGCAGCAGATCAGCAGAAGCAGCAACAAAAGAACAGAGCAAAATCGGAtaaacaggggcagcgcgcagctggagatcaaacctcgatcgggacatcaaacgaattccgattgggacgaaattttgacagcagcttcacaacacgtggggctaacttctgaacggtcagaatttctattcgagctctgtaggtgctgtttcagctgattttgtgaaccacccggtgtgggtaacgaatttagtatttgggtgatccaagagagtgtttctcttgagtttggtgatccaagggtttacccttgatgaaagacattgtataaccttcattcatagtggatcgttgattcggagttggtcccgtgatttttccccacatcggggttttccacgtaaaattattggtgttcttttactttactgctagttggttgatttgattagttcctatctcgattacactagaaggggaggaagattaatcgctgctttattgtttggttgagtacatcccttcccaacatagacttgcttaaaataaactACTCCacgtaatatataattgtcaTAAGTGCtatcaatattttaaaaataaatgttatATTTAATCCacataaaaattgatattagAAAGATATCTTTCACAAGATAATATATACACTTACTTTAAGCCACTACTAAATGAGTTTATGGTCATCTATAAGAAAGAATTGAAGCTTTAAATATAAGGTTATAAGttgtgttgagatatgttattCCACacagaaaaattgagaaagaaaccataaacttatatgagacttgggtctAACAACCTGTTAGCTTAAGTTTTTTGGTTGCAAATGGGCTCAAGTCTGTGTAGGTCCAAgcgaaaatttaatataatatcagAATGGGTTACGCTTTCGCGTGCATGTGTGGGGTCACACCACAGTAGATTTAATTTTGAGGCAGCCAAAAGTGTTCCTCATGTTAATCAGGCCGGAGAGTGACCTGATTTAGTTCCGAGGTAGTTaaaggtgcacctctagttGGGTCAGAGTGTGAAACTCGATGCTAGTTTGGTGTTTATCCCTCCTcacccgagcacggaagaggatGCCTAGCTTGTGGTCAATTATTGAGAACGGTGTTTAAGAGCACGTGGCACATGTGGGACCTCACGctgccacgtgagggcgggtgttgagatatattgtctcacatgaaaaaattgagaaagaaactaTAAACTTATATGAGGCTTGAGAACTTGTGAGGTTAGACTTTTGGATTACAAATGAGCTCAAGTCTGTGTAGGTCCAAGTGAGAATTTTACAAGTTGAActgaataattgaaatatatgTGCTGTAAATTACTGGtgcatattaaataaaataattaattgcagcaaaacaatttttattatgaaataattaattaataaaggacATGCGGATGATTTTTCTAACAAAACTGTCACAAGATACTATACTAGTAAAACATACAAACGACAAACTTACATTTTAAATTAAGGAGAAAACATATTTTAGAACAGAGCAAAACAAAGTTTGGTACATACGAATTTAATTGGAATGCATTCGCATAATGTATTAACAATaaatatacacacacacacatactaTGCATATCAAATAGAAAGATTAGTTGTAAAACAATTACtacaatatttaaaattagccGAGAAAAGAGGTGTAGTGCAGTGACTAATACCCTCACTTAGTAACCTAGAGGTTTCAGGTTCGATTCTCATTAGTGGGACTACATGTGcacatttatttaaatttcctttacatttcattgtactagactATGAGCCTCCtattataaccgaaaaaaaaattagccaAACAAATTAGGGACCATTGTTCTATTGGAGGTCCCTACATTCTAATTAAGAAGtaaatctatttatttttggaaaatgtGAATAATCACATTATGGAAACCCATGCCATGTAATTATGTTCAATAAGTGCAATCACTCTggttatgattattattattaatttataagtaaaaaatcaatatttaaTTACATGTAATAATGAATTTCTTGCATGTATAAgatttcaaatataaattattagtaCAATCCACAAATTCAATGAACTtatgataataaaaattataaaatgtaaATATTTGAAACTGAAGATGTcacaagaaaaataattttgagaaaaatgtgtaaattaagtaatataataagaatataaaCTAAATACTTTTCATAAATTTGTTTGAATTAttgatgattaattaaatatgcaACTAATGCTAGTTTAAACTTTTAGTTGTAAAACATATACTGgctattaaaatatttatctaattttattaaagaatattgtttgaaatttaaaaatattaaaaaaatttattactcttgaaaagaaaataataaagattTGAATAATTACGATAAAAAAAGTGAATTCGGGCAATGCACGGGATAAAAGACTAGTATTAAGGTAAAAGAAAGATATCCCACCTGCAATATGTGGGACTTGTTACTTGGAACCATGATTTCACATGTATACATCCAAAAATATCTCCAAAACAGTAAATCAAATGTCGCCCAGAAATTGACGTGCTAATTTTTATTAGAATCAAAATTAGCGAATTGCTCTCCTATTAATTACAATTTGTACGCTAGCAGTAATGGGCAAAATAATATGTTCATGAAAACAATATATGGTGGATGAATATTAGATGGTTACCATTCGCCGTCTGAGTAAATTTGAGTCACATGTCAAATAATATATGCCAAATGTTTTGGATTTGGATGATTGTTTGTAAACTTTAGTTAATGAATAAAGCACCAATACTTAtcctaaaaataatatatgcgAAATAAGTTCACTTTATGCTCGCCCTTTTTAACTATATATTTGTGGAATTGGCTAGGAATCATGTATTTAGCTGGTCATAGCCATAGAAAGCTCTCTtcattatatacatataggaATTAAGTTAATTGCTAATTCAGGTAGTTCAATACATGTTTCCTTTAATCAAAATCTTAGATTGGAGTTAAGTGAATGGTGAAAATTCACCGGTTAGAAGTGTTCATCCGCTTAGGTTTTTCGTTGCAAAAGGAAACGGAAAATAACGAGAGAACAGACGAGCATATGTGACACGGGGTTTAATGAGAAAGAATTAAGATATCAGTCGAACGTAACAAATAGTTAAACCCATGCCATGCCGAGTTTTCGTAACATAGACTAaccctctcttctctctgcTTTCAATCAATAGTGTAGCCATGGAATTATATATTAGGCTCctcttaataatatattgtatAAGTAATCACGCGGCTAATCAAAGTGCTTATTTTACAATATCCTGGTCGAGGCTGATGGGATGGGGAGGATGTAAAAAAAAGTTGTTGGTTTTGGCTCTACTGAATCCCTAAGTTTGTTCTCTTTCGTTTGTCGAATGAGCCATTTACAGAGACTATAATAACTAATCGTGTAATGATACTGAAGGTGATTGCACTATGTAATAattgcaaaataaaatttcccgAGATCACTTTGATCTTCAtcatctctcttttctctctgcGATGAGTTGGTTCTTGCCCTAAACAGGTCTGTCTGCTTCCGGTACCAGACAGAGCTATCAGCCTCCTCCATTGCCCAAAACCGTGTGAGCATTATGAACTCGTTACAGCCATTTCCCGCATTTTATCCATTGAAGGGATGATGGGACGGAAACAGAGCGCACGCACTATTTTACGCGTTAGCTAAGATAGTTTGCTGGAAAATTTTACGTTTTACGGTGCAGTCATCTTATTGTGCAATCGCTTTCTGCTTTTCCCCCATTGATTTAGTGGGGACAAAATGGCTAATGATCTTCTCATCATAgctgctctttttttttttttttccatataacGTTAAAATGTATACGTATAAAAtgatttaaatttgaaaaattgagaacGGTCGCTGATGCAATATAATATGGTTAGGGGTTTTAGACTTGCTTAAAATAAGCTACTCCacgtaataaataattgtaatAAGAGCTaccaatattttaaaaataaatgttatATTTAATCCacataaaaattgatattataaATGATATCCTTTGAAAgataatatatacaattacTTTAAGCCACTAATAAATGAGTTTATGGTcatatataagaaataatttaaGCTTTAAATATAACTTTTATAAGTTGAActgaataattgaaatatatgTGCTGTGTGGTTAAATAAATTAGTGgtgcatataaaataaaataattacttgcagcaacataatttttattataaaattaattaattaataaaggatatgcgaatgatttttctaataaaattgtCACAAGATACTATACTAGTAAAACATACAAATAACATACATTTTAAAGTAAGGATAAAACATATTTTGGAAAAGAGCAAAACAAAGTTTGgtatatatgaatttaattGGAATGCATTCGCATGATGtattaacaatatatatatatatatatatacacacacacacatatactaTGCATATCGAATAGAAAAATTAGTTGCAAAACAATTACtacaatatttaaaattagccTAACAAATTGAAGACCATTGTTCTATTTGAGATCCCTATATTCTAATTAAgaagtaaatttatttatctttagAAAATGTGAATAAGCACAATATGAAAACCCATGCCATGTAATTATGCTCAAGAAGTGCAATCACTCTggttatgattattattattaatttataagtaaaaaatcaatatttaattacatgtaataatgaatttattgcacatataagatttcaaatataaattattagtaCAATCCACAAATTCAATGAACTtatgataataaaaattataaaatgcaattatttgAAAGTGAAGATGTCACAAGAAAAATAAGTTTAAGAAAAATGTGTAAATTAAGTAATATAATAAGGATATAaactaaatatttttcataaatctGTTTGAATTATTgacgattaattaaatatgcaACTAATGCTAGTTTAAACTTTCAGTTGTAAAACATATACTggttattaaataatttatctaattttattaaagactattgtttgaaatttaaaaatattgaaaattgttATTACtcatgaaaatcaaataataaagatttgaataattataataaaaaagtgaATCCGTATAATGCATGAGATGAAATACTAGtattaagataaaagaaagATATCCCAACTGCAATATCCGGGACTTGTTATTTGGAACCATGATTTCACATGTATACATCCAAAAATCTCTCCAAAACAGTGAATCACATGTGGCCCAGAAATTGAAGTGCTAATTTTTATTAGAATCAAAATTAGCGAATTGCTCTCCTATTAATTACAAATTTATACGCTAGCAGTAATGGGCAAAATAACATGTTCATGAAAACGATATATGTTGGATGAATATTAGATGGTTACCATTCGCAGTCTGAGTAAATTTCAGTCACGTGTCAAATAATATATGCCAAATGTTTTGGATTTGGATGATTGTTTGTAAACTTTAGTTGATGAATAAAGCACCaatacttatccaaaaaataatatatgctAAATAAGTATCACTTTATGTTCGCCCTTTTTAACTATATACATGTGGAATTGGCTAGGAATCATGTATTTAGCTGGTCATAGCCATAGAAAGCTCTCTTCATTATACACATATAGGAATTAAGTTAAATGGACTAATTCAGGTAGTTCGATAACCTTAATCAAGATTTTATATTTGAGTTATGTGAATGGCGAAAACTCGCAATTAAAAGagtattatttattatcttaatGGATCGATCCATGAGCCCGGTCTAATTAGATAGAAAACTAACTTTCATCCCGAACTTGGATTAATTAAGACTACTACGACTTTTGATGCCAGTCGGTGGGGATGACattaaagaaaagatttcTGCCTTCACCACTTGTGAACAGAACAGAACCGGAGCATGGTATTTTATTCCCTCAATGATTGGGcattttcaaaagtcaaaactGTCAATTGGCGTTGAACTTGTCAACCCTCATCCGAGGTTTTGCTCTTATAAATAGGTTTTGCCTTTGGCCTTACTTCTTCAAGAAGCCCCAGCCTGCCCTTTAATTTGACAAGAAGGATCGTTAAATTCGTTCCACGGCCCCTCCCCTCTGAATATATACATAGCTGCTGCCACAAATAATGAAGGTGAACacttctatatatagatatatatatatatatattaatatcttagcagtatatatatgaatcacaatatcatgaaaaaatttcatttattcttATTCATAGTCTGTTAACAGATCTCGCAATTGTTTACAGAAAATCGTCGTAAAGGTCTGCATCAATTGCAAGACCTGCAAGATGGAAATACTAAAGACGGTGAGCAAACTCGAAGGTACATGATTCCATAATGAGCCTCGTACCAATAGCCGCATATATGCATGAGTAAGATTTTGGTGCATGACTAACACTGTTGATTCTTGAACTCATAGGAATCGATGAGATATCAGTGGATGCCGAGAAAGGGACACTAACAGTTGTTGGTGAGGTCGATCCCGTGTTGATCGTCAAGCAGCTCAGGAAGATCAAGAAGGGCGCCAGTATCGACAGTGTGGGGCCAAAGAAGCCTCCCGAGAAAAAACCGGAGCCTCTTAAAGTTTGCGATCTGCCTCCTTGCTGCAAGTCATGTCAGCTTGTTGCCGTTCCTGTATATGATGACTATGGATATGGAAGGTGTTCCATTCTCTGATCCGGTTTGTGAAAAGAGGTTTCCGGAATTAATAACTGTGTCTACATGTAACTAGTGCAACATCTTTCTTATTAGAGAGATTTCTCTTCGAAC
This genomic window contains:
- the LOC116192644 gene encoding heavy metal-associated isoprenylated plant protein 2 encodes the protein MKKIVVKVCINCKTCKMEILKTVSKLEGIDEISVDAEKGTLTVVGEVDPVLIVKQLRKIKKGASIDSVGPKKPPEKKPEPLKVCDLPPCCKSCQLVAVPVYDDYGYGRCSIL